CGCCTTGGTGGCGTCCTTGCCGCCGCAGGTCGGGTCGAGGTTCGCCAGGACGACCCTCGTCTCTCGGGTCTCGGGCTTGAAGACGGCCAGGCTGTGGAAGCCGAGGATCGAGCCGTCATGCCCGATCTGGCCGTCGAGATTGCCGATGCCAAGCCCGTAGCCGAAGGGTGGCGCGCCCGGATCGCGTTTGAAC
This genomic stretch from Chloroflexota bacterium harbors:
- a CDS encoding serine hydrolase, yielding FKRDPGAPPFGYGLGIGNLDGQIGHDGSILGFHSLAVFKPETRETRVVLANLDPTCGGKDATKAIAEAIDVTRQRR